GCACACAGGAGATAAAGGCAAGTCGATGAACGCTTATTTGGCCCCGCTGGTCCAGCAGATTCAGCCTTCGGGCATCCGCAAGTTTTTTGATCTGGCGGCAGGCAGCAAGGATATTATCTCGCTGGGTGTCGGCGAGCCGGACTTCAAGACGCCCTGGCATGTCAGAGAGGCCTGCGTCTATTCACTCGAACGCGGCTTCACCGGCTACACATCTAATGCCGGAATGCCTGAGCTGCGTGAGGGTATTGCCGAGTACCTGGAGACCCGCTTCGCCGTGAAGTATGATCCTGCGAACCAGATTATCGCCACAGTCGGCGGCAGTGAGGCTATTGATTTGGCCCTGCGTGCCCTGATCGCCCCGGGAGACGAGATTCTGATTCCCGAGCCTTGTTACATCTCTTATTCTCCGATTACGGCTATCGGCGGTGGTATTCCGGTAGGTATTGAGACCTTCGGGAAGAATAACTTCAAGCTGACTGCCGAAGATCTGGAGGCCAAAATTACCCCGCGCTCCAAGATTCTGATTCTCTGCTATCCAAGCAATCCGACGGGCGCGATCATGAGCCGTGAGGATTGGGAGCCGATTGCCAAGGTGGTCGAGAAGCATGATCTTATCGTCATCTCGGATGAGATTTATGCCGAGCTTACGTATGGAAGCAACCATGTCAGCTTCGCTTCGCTGCCGGGGATGCTTGACCGGACGATTCTGGTCAGCGGGTTCTCCAAGGCCTTCGCCATGACCGGCTGGCGGATGGGCTATGCCTGCGGCCACCCGGACCTGATCTCTGCCATGCTGAAGATTCACCAGTATACCGTCATGTGCGCGCCTTCGATGGGCCAGGTGGCTGCGCTTGAGGCACTCACTAACGGGATGGAAGAGAAGGACCGTATGACAGACTCTTATAACCAGCGCCGCCGGCTGATTGTCAAGGGGCTGCGGGAGGCGGGGCTGGAGTGTCATGAGCCGCAGGGTGCCTTCTATGCATTCCCAAGTATCCAGGCCACTGGGCTGACCTCCGACCAGTTCGCCCAGCGTCTGCTGCTCGAATATAAGGTCGCTGCTGTTCCGGGAAGTGTCTTCGGCCTGGGCGGGGAAGGCTATCTGCGCTGCTCCTATGCCACTTCGGTGTCCCAGTTGAATGAAGCGGTTGAGCGAATTGGGGCATTGGTCTCACAGCTGGCCCGGGAAGGAGCCTGACAAGGCTCGACAAAGAAGTAAATCGAACTATAGCCGATCACCTTCTAATATGGTATTATTTTACTCTAAGGACAAGAAACACCTGTAATACACTTACATGGCCCTCTTATTCCGGGAATAAAGGCGCTTCATATCTGGTCGCATAGAACTGCACGGTTCTAATCCGGATGACGCGCGCGATACTTTTATTAGGAAGGGTGATTGTGCTGAGCGCAGATTATTACTTATCCTCCTATGGCGGGAAATGTGGTTCCGGAAGCGGGCTACCTCGCGCCAGAGGAGATGCGAATGCACGCAGGCTCTCGCTGGAAGACGAAATTCAGATGCTCCGCAGCAGAATGGAACAGCTCTTTATGCAGGAGAATTCCTTTACCTCGGATAATGTAATAGCAATCAGCAGCTTGCTGGATCTCAAGATTAATGAGTATATGAGAGGCCGCCACCGCAAGAGCAATTAATACAGCAGGATTATACGAAGCGGATGTCTTCCTTTTGGGAGATGTCCGTTTTTTTTGAATAATGAAGTACCGGAAGGTGGAGTCTGAAATGATCAAGGCATTCAAAAGCGAGTCTGGCAAAGAACAGGTTCTAAAGTCCTATAACCAGCTTCTTGACGCGTGGGGGACGGAATGTCAGGAGCTTGATGTGGAGACCCCCTATGGGATAACCCATTGGTATAACAGCGGGAGCAGCCGGAGCGGATCAATCGGGAACTGGTGGCTTTTTTGAAGGGGAATGGGGGAGAGTGATTATATAAAATAACCCCCTGTGCTGGTCCGAAGACCTATCAGGAGGTTAGCACTGTTACTCTGTTAGTTTACCTTGAACGTGGCCACCGCCTGCTGCAGCCCATCGGCCATCTTCGCCAGCTCAGTAGAGGCTGCGGCTACCTCCTCCATGGAGGCGAGCTGCTCCTCGGAGGCCGCGGCAGCGCTCTGGGAACGCTCTGCGGCCTGTTTTGCCACATCAGCCATCTCGGCCACGGAGGAGGTCAGCTCCTCGGTTCCGGCCAGCAGCTGCTCGGAGGAAGCAGACATCTCATGAACCTGGGTGTTAATCTCGCCAATGCCGCTGAGAATATCCGTGAACAGACGCCCGGCCTCGCCTACCATCCGCGAGCCTTCCTGAACGGCCCCGGCATTGGCCAGCACCGCCTCTGAGGCTGCCCGGTTACCCTGCTGGATCTCGAGAATCAGGGTGCTGATATGACCGGCAGCTTCGGCTGTCTGTTCGGACAGCTTCTTCACCTCACCGGCTACCACGGAGAAGCCCCGTCCGTATTCGCCCGCTCTGGCGGCCTCAATCGCCGCGTTTAAGGCTAACATGCCGGTCTGATCGCTGATGCCTTTGATCAGACCAATGATGTTGCCGATCTGCTGGGATTGTGCGCTAAGAGAGGTAATCATGCTGGAAGCATCTGCGGCGGTCCGCTCCATCTCTTCCATCTGGTCCACCGCCTCCGTAATGATGGAATGCCCGTTCTGCGCCTGGCCTGCCGCCCGCCCGGCCGCTGCGGCGGTGTCCATCGAGGCCTCCGCGATCCGCTGTACACCGGCAGCCATCTCCTCCATCGCTCTTGCAGACTCGCGGGTGGACTGAAGCTGCTGATCCGCTCCGGCTGACAGATCCTGAATATTCTCCACAATAGCCTCTGTGGTGTGATTGGTCTGATTGGCGCTCGACATTAATTCCTCCGAGGTCGAGGCGACTTGCAGGGAGTGATCGGCAATCGTCCCCAGGAGTCTGCTCAGATTGGTAATCATCTGGTTCAAATGCCCGGCCATATTGCCGAATTCATCCTCGCTGTCCACCTCCAGCTTCCCCGTGAAGTCTCCGGCAGCCATCTGCTGGGACATCTCATTGACACGGGTCAGCTTACGGGTAATATAGCGGCTGTACAGATACACAGCAGCTACTGTCAAGACAAGACCCACAAAGCTAACCAGCAGAATAGACCTTAGCAGCCCCTTAAGCGGCGCATACAGCTCCTGCTCCGGCATAGCGAGACCCACGGTCCAGCCGGTATCCGGCAGTTTTTCATAATACATCTGAATGGTCCCGCCGGAATCGGCATAGGTTACCATTCCCTGATTCTGCTGAAGCATTTCCGCTCCTGCTGCGGCCAGGCTTGCATTTGGTTCGGCGTTTATTTTCAGCTGCATATTCTTCTCGGCATCCGGTCCGGCAATGTAATTCCCCTGCTTGTCCAGCAGGAAGGCCCAGCCTGTATTCCCGACCTTGGTCTGTTCGATCCTGCTCTGCAGCGTCTTGAGATCAATATCTCCGGCCAGCACCCCCAGCATGGTATTCGTGGTATCCCGGAAAGGAACAGCAAACGTAGCCATCGTTGTCCCTGTAATTGTGTCATAGAATGGATCTGTAAACGCTGCATGCTCCCTGCCAATGGTGTACCAGCTCTGCCCATGATAATTATAATCGGGGTCATTGTACTGCTCGGTAGTCACAATTTTGTCGCCGTCGCGGTGGGCATAGGTGGAGAAGTACTTCAGCTTGCTGTCATACCGTCCGGGTTCAAAATAAATACCCACACCATATGTATCCGGATTGGCCTTCAGCGCACTAGACAGCATAGTCCGGTATTGATCCAGTGTGAATTCAGCAGCGTGGCTCTCCAGCGTCCGTGCCAGAACCTCGGGAACCTTGCTGTGTACACTTAAGTTTCCATTAATTTCGTTTGAAATATCCGATATCTGTACATTCATTTTTTGCGTAACCTCGCGCTGGATAATGCTTTTGGAATACATGTACGATAACAGAGCGACCAGCACCAGCGTGATCAGAAAGATGGGCAGGATGAATGCAAATGTTCTCATACGTATGCTTTTGAACCGGAGCCTGGAAATCCCCTTGTGAACAACATTAGCCATGTTAATCCCCCCATTAGATAGTGAAGCTATTGATACCTTTATTGAATATCATCGGCTGGAGAATTGATTTTGTTGTTACTTTTTGTCGAAAAAAATAAAATAATGTCGTAAATTCTGAGTCTAAGGGTTACGACCAGAGGCGGAGACGGCGGCAGACCCGGGCCTGATGTCCGCATCCAGTTGTAGGCATATAATGAATATTCAAGAACATTACAGAGTACGGGCTGGAACTGTACTGTAATAGGAAAGAGGAGGATATTCATGCTGCATGATCAGCTACTGAGGGACCCGTATACATATAACGAGCTTACGTTGGAGGGGACGGGGGCGGGGGCGGTTAATCCGGCAAATGGACGGCAGTATCCGTGGAAGCACGGGTATTTGGCTTTTATGGAGGAATCGGATGCCGCAGGCAGTAACTTGAAGTACCTGGAGCTGTACAACCGGATTGCCCGTTTCTACCGGCTGTCCAACAAGCTGTATTTCGCGCTGAAGTTCGGCGGAGAACGCAGGTATAGAGAGCAGTTCCTGTCTTCGCTTGAGCTACGCGGCGGTGAGCGTGTGCTGGAGACCTCGGTGGGCAGCGGCGATAATTTCCCGTACATAAACGTGAAGGCCGAGCTGTACGGGTTGGATATTTCCAGCGGAATGCTGAAGCAGGCGGTGCGCAATCTGCGGCGGTGGAAGCTGGAGGCACATCTGTTCCAGGGGACCGCAGAGAGGCTGCCTTTTCAGGACAACAGCTTTGACTGTGTCTACCATGTTGGCGGAATCAATTATTTCAGTGATCCGCATGCTGCGGTACTGGAGATGATCCGGGTGGCGAAGCCCGGCACCAGGCTGATGATTGCCGATGAGACGCAGAAACTGGTGAAGGGAACGTACGGGAAGGTGCCGGTGGTTAAGGGGTATTTTGCAGAGGGCGCGGACATGCCGGAGATGCTTGGGCTGATTCCGCCGGAGATGCTGGAGGTAGTGTACAAGGAAGTGTGCAAGGGCCTCATGTATTGCATTACTTTTCGTAAGCCATGAGGCAGGTGGAGCAGGATGACAATTAAGGCTTCCGCTTAAGGGAGTTATTTACATATCGAAAACGGTGATCTTTGTTTGCCACCCTACCTAAGAACGATTACACTATTACTATGTGATTTGCAACTTAGGAGGGAAGTATCATGGCGATCTATACGCGTACGGGGGATAAGGGCGAGACCTCGGTGATTGGCGGCCGGGTAGGCAAGGACGATGTCCGCGTCGAGGCTTACGGCACCATTGACGAGCTGAACTGCTTCGTTGGCCAGGCACGGAGCCTGATGGAGGACGAGCGGTTTCTAGATGTCCGCGAGCAGCTGCTGGAGATTCAGCACGAGCTGTTTGACTGCGGATCGGATCTGGCGTTCGTGAAGCTGAGTGAGAACCGCTATAAGGTAAAAAGCGAGATGGCCACCCGCCTGGAAGGCTGGATCGATGTGCTTCAGGCCGAGAATCCGGTGCTGGAGCGCTTCATCCTGCCCGGCGGAAGTCAGCTGTCCTCGGTGCTGCATGTCTGCCGGACGGTTTGCCGCCGGG
This genomic interval from Paenibacillus sp. FSL H8-0332 contains the following:
- a CDS encoding aminotransferase class I/II-fold pyridoxal phosphate-dependent enzyme → MIINNAQHTGDKGKSMNAYLAPLVQQIQPSGIRKFFDLAAGSKDIISLGVGEPDFKTPWHVREACVYSLERGFTGYTSNAGMPELREGIAEYLETRFAVKYDPANQIIATVGGSEAIDLALRALIAPGDEILIPEPCYISYSPITAIGGGIPVGIETFGKNNFKLTAEDLEAKITPRSKILILCYPSNPTGAIMSREDWEPIAKVVEKHDLIVISDEIYAELTYGSNHVSFASLPGMLDRTILVSGFSKAFAMTGWRMGYACGHPDLISAMLKIHQYTVMCAPSMGQVAALEALTNGMEEKDRMTDSYNQRRRLIVKGLREAGLECHEPQGAFYAFPSIQATGLTSDQFAQRLLLEYKVAAVPGSVFGLGGEGYLRCSYATSVSQLNEAVERIGALVSQLAREGA
- a CDS encoding aspartyl-phosphate phosphatase Spo0E family protein — translated: MLSADYYLSSYGGKCGSGSGLPRARGDANARRLSLEDEIQMLRSRMEQLFMQENSFTSDNVIAISSLLDLKINEYMRGRHRKSN
- a CDS encoding methyl-accepting chemotaxis protein — protein: MRTFAFILPIFLITLVLVALLSYMYSKSIIQREVTQKMNVQISDISNEINGNLSVHSKVPEVLARTLESHAAEFTLDQYRTMLSSALKANPDTYGVGIYFEPGRYDSKLKYFSTYAHRDGDKIVTTEQYNDPDYNYHGQSWYTIGREHAAFTDPFYDTITGTTMATFAVPFRDTTNTMLGVLAGDIDLKTLQSRIEQTKVGNTGWAFLLDKQGNYIAGPDAEKNMQLKINAEPNASLAAAGAEMLQQNQGMVTYADSGGTIQMYYEKLPDTGWTVGLAMPEQELYAPLKGLLRSILLVSFVGLVLTVAAVYLYSRYITRKLTRVNEMSQQMAAGDFTGKLEVDSEDEFGNMAGHLNQMITNLSRLLGTIADHSLQVASTSEELMSSANQTNHTTEAIVENIQDLSAGADQQLQSTRESARAMEEMAAGVQRIAEASMDTAAAAGRAAGQAQNGHSIITEAVDQMEEMERTAADASSMITSLSAQSQQIGNIIGLIKGISDQTGMLALNAAIEAARAGEYGRGFSVVAGEVKKLSEQTAEAAGHISTLILEIQQGNRAASEAVLANAGAVQEGSRMVGEAGRLFTDILSGIGEINTQVHEMSASSEQLLAGTEELTSSVAEMADVAKQAAERSQSAAAASEEQLASMEEVAAASTELAKMADGLQQAVATFKVN
- a CDS encoding methyltransferase domain-containing protein; its protein translation is MLHDQLLRDPYTYNELTLEGTGAGAVNPANGRQYPWKHGYLAFMEESDAAGSNLKYLELYNRIARFYRLSNKLYFALKFGGERRYREQFLSSLELRGGERVLETSVGSGDNFPYINVKAELYGLDISSGMLKQAVRNLRRWKLEAHLFQGTAERLPFQDNSFDCVYHVGGINYFSDPHAAVLEMIRVAKPGTRLMIADETQKLVKGTYGKVPVVKGYFAEGADMPEMLGLIPPEMLEVVYKEVCKGLMYCITFRKP
- a CDS encoding cob(I)yrinic acid a,c-diamide adenosyltransferase; the encoded protein is MAIYTRTGDKGETSVIGGRVGKDDVRVEAYGTIDELNCFVGQARSLMEDERFLDVREQLLEIQHELFDCGSDLAFVKLSENRYKVKSEMATRLEGWIDVLQAENPVLERFILPGGSQLSSVLHVCRTVCRRAERRAVTLGRSAEINPEAVIYLNRLSDYFFALARAANTRLEIAEVEYLRSKKVFRNK